One Qiania dongpingensis genomic window carries:
- a CDS encoding GHKL domain-containing protein, producing the protein MRKIHKRHFLSSAPAAAALLIFSLLLALAYRADNKYTAGPPYGENGVFAFSESDLGRPLFLIDGWLLDGQEVFIGQYSNFSYLSERNSPFGTGTYTLTLRYEGAPRILLLEIPTIFTQYTLYINGVPAVTDGDGTQAAVPVGGPDTLLTLETVNQDHYYSGLTYPPALGTPEEISRLFFIRTLCYTAVCFSGLTLALFSAAVWLSKYRDKLFFHFGLLCLAFSVYCAHPLIWQAGAAGRLWYAAEDSSWLFVLAQAVHLAALSAHLEREKWYRRALRPFLLAACLFTAFSVLVLIPADGGFVKFYGFFTDWYKLFVWAVLAVLTGIGLYRKNSESAALIMGAAAVLGVSVLIDLWDSNMFEPIRGLWQNEYAGVLLVLLFAVMMVRRILSLLRESRELQTVSLQYRFAAESAAQMQKNARQVRAMKHELNHHIEALSALCKEGSLPRLEEYLRVLRNEKNALPSLYYSGHFLINAMLCSYLEPARQKGIKVDCLVLVPDQLAFSDAELCTLLSNLLQNAVEACTSLPREVKPYIRFEMSLNGNLLSFLCVNSAGPGKSSGPFPTTKQDSQNHGLGLPAIARITEKYSGAMSAVKENGTFTVRGILSLPSSVS; encoded by the coding sequence ATGCGAAAAATCCATAAAAGACACTTCCTTTCCTCAGCTCCCGCTGCCGCCGCGCTGCTGATTTTTTCTCTGCTCCTGGCCCTCGCTTACAGGGCCGACAACAAATATACCGCCGGCCCTCCATATGGGGAAAACGGTGTGTTTGCCTTCTCCGAATCCGACCTCGGCCGTCCGTTATTTTTGATAGACGGATGGCTGCTGGACGGGCAGGAAGTCTTTATCGGGCAGTATTCCAATTTTTCCTATCTGTCCGAAAGGAATTCCCCCTTCGGAACGGGAACTTATACTCTCACCCTCCGGTATGAAGGCGCTCCCCGTATCCTTCTCCTGGAGATTCCTACTATCTTCACACAATATACCTTATATATAAACGGCGTCCCCGCAGTCACCGACGGGGACGGGACCCAGGCCGCCGTCCCGGTGGGCGGACCGGATACCCTGCTCACCTTGGAGACTGTAAACCAAGACCACTACTACAGCGGACTGACTTATCCTCCCGCCCTGGGAACCCCGGAGGAGATCAGCCGTCTGTTCTTCATCCGCACCTTATGTTATACCGCGGTCTGCTTTTCCGGACTGACCCTTGCTTTATTTTCCGCGGCGGTGTGGCTGTCCAAATACAGGGACAAGCTGTTCTTCCATTTCGGCCTTCTGTGCCTGGCTTTTTCCGTTTACTGCGCCCATCCCCTCATCTGGCAGGCAGGCGCTGCGGGCAGGCTCTGGTATGCGGCTGAGGATTCTTCCTGGCTTTTTGTGCTGGCTCAAGCCGTCCATCTGGCCGCTCTGTCGGCACACCTGGAACGGGAAAAATGGTACCGCCGGGCGCTGCGGCCGTTTCTCCTCGCCGCATGTCTTTTTACTGCGTTCTCCGTCCTGGTCCTCATACCCGCTGACGGCGGCTTCGTCAAATTCTACGGTTTCTTTACCGACTGGTACAAGCTTTTCGTCTGGGCCGTCCTGGCAGTCCTGACAGGCATCGGGCTTTATCGGAAAAATTCGGAATCTGCCGCTCTGATCATGGGGGCGGCCGCCGTTCTCGGAGTCAGTGTCCTGATTGATCTGTGGGATTCCAACATGTTTGAACCGATCCGCGGACTGTGGCAGAATGAGTACGCAGGCGTCCTCCTAGTTCTTTTGTTTGCCGTCATGATGGTCCGCCGTATTCTCTCCCTTTTGAGAGAAAGCAGGGAGCTCCAAACCGTATCTCTGCAATACCGGTTTGCGGCTGAGAGCGCAGCACAGATGCAGAAAAACGCCAGGCAAGTCAGGGCCATGAAGCATGAGCTGAATCATCATATCGAAGCATTATCCGCTCTCTGTAAAGAAGGAAGCCTTCCGCGTCTCGAAGAATACCTTCGTGTACTCCGAAATGAAAAGAACGCGCTCCCTTCCCTGTACTACTCCGGCCACTTTCTCATCAACGCCATGCTGTGCAGCTATCTGGAGCCGGCGCGCCAAAAAGGAATAAAGGTGGACTGCCTTGTCCTTGTGCCGGATCAACTGGCGTTTTCGGACGCAGAGCTCTGCACTCTGCTTTCCAATCTCCTGCAGAACGCCGTGGAAGCCTGTACTTCTCTTCCCCGCGAGGTGAAGCCATATATCCGCTTTGAAATGTCCCTGAACGGGAACCTGCTGTCCTTTCTCTGCGTCAACTCCGCCGGCCCCGGAAAAAGCTCCGGGCCGTTTCCCACTACGAAGCAGGACAGCCAAAATCACGGCCTTGGCCTGCCGGCGATAGCCCGCATCACGGAAAAGTACAGCGGCGCCATGAGCGCTGTGAAAGAGAACGGAACCTTTACGGTCCGCGGAATCTTGTCCCTGCCCAGCTCCGTCAGCTAA
- a CDS encoding STAS domain-containing protein encodes MTISKIQIESELTVILEGRLDTTTAPELEAELKQSMDGVDCLILDMEKLVYLSSAGLRVILGAQKQMNKQGKLLVRHVNDTIMEVFEVTGFTDILTIEN; translated from the coding sequence ATGACTATTTCAAAAATTCAAATCGAATCCGAATTGACCGTCATTCTTGAAGGGCGCCTGGATACGACTACGGCGCCGGAGCTGGAGGCGGAATTGAAACAGAGTATGGACGGAGTTGATTGCCTGATTCTGGATATGGAGAAACTGGTGTATCTTTCTTCCGCGGGACTCAGAGTGATCCTGGGCGCGCAGAAGCAGATGAACAAGCAGGGGAAGCTCCTGGTACGCCATGTAAATGACACCATCATGGAAGTCTTTGAGGTCACTGGATTCACGGATATCCTGACGATTGAAAACTGA
- a CDS encoding serine hydrolase → MNTRERETMKMRGSADVSYLGETVDQMIWEFMRRKKIPGLTLAIVQAPYIPRVVGYGLSDAGQKRLASANTMWPSGPISQAFAAVAAMQLYEDSRLNLSDNVGTYIPDIPKTWQKITLLQLLRHASGLPDYRKSEAWDPHQEWEFSRLIELAAGRPLTFAPGTNVEQSATNFLLLTEIIERVSGKTYHDFVTQRQIEFLGLRRTGFAEDLDKFVHEDVSLSENVHQIFKKNGAYIDPTETAASYGPDGRLIPRVSSSALRGFSDIWASAQDISFWDIGLAGGVLIHEPEHRSLIYAPWKLPSGEEVPAVAGWQFYKHRGLMDIKGSVPGYSSFLSRFTHPDELVCVTLLANREGVDFTNLGRRIAGAFGDLLSTNYDDNKLYLLEGQLPVQETVGKLEKELAAREIPLFAKFDHAENAKQAGLSLRPTTVLVFGSPKVGTGLMQADQSVSLELPLRISVWEDETGSTWLAFPRLERMAADYSLQNRPEIEKMELLMETLVRKAGSIY, encoded by the coding sequence ATGAACACACGAGAACGTGAAACCATGAAAATGAGAGGCAGTGCCGATGTCTCCTACCTCGGTGAGACTGTAGACCAGATGATCTGGGAATTTATGCGGCGGAAGAAAATCCCCGGCCTGACCCTTGCCATCGTACAGGCTCCGTACATTCCGCGAGTTGTAGGATACGGTCTTTCCGACGCGGGGCAGAAGCGTCTTGCCTCCGCCAACACCATGTGGCCATCCGGACCGATTTCTCAGGCGTTTGCCGCCGTGGCGGCAATGCAGCTATACGAAGACAGCAGACTGAATCTTTCGGACAATGTCGGCACATACATCCCAGATATCCCGAAAACGTGGCAAAAGATCACTCTTCTTCAGCTGCTGCGCCACGCGTCCGGCCTGCCGGATTACCGCAAAAGTGAAGCATGGGACCCGCACCAGGAATGGGAATTCAGCCGGCTCATAGAACTCGCCGCAGGCCGTCCCCTGACATTTGCTCCCGGAACGAATGTAGAGCAGAGCGCCACCAACTTTCTGCTGCTGACGGAAATCATTGAACGAGTGAGCGGAAAAACCTATCATGACTTCGTCACACAGCGCCAGATTGAATTTTTAGGACTGCGGCGCACGGGATTTGCGGAGGACCTGGATAAATTTGTCCACGAAGATGTTTCCCTCTCTGAAAATGTCCACCAGATCTTTAAAAAGAACGGAGCCTATATTGATCCCACCGAAACGGCTGCCAGTTATGGGCCGGACGGCAGGCTGATTCCCCGCGTCTCTTCTTCGGCACTTCGGGGATTCTCTGATATCTGGGCATCGGCGCAGGATATTTCCTTCTGGGACATCGGACTCGCAGGAGGCGTACTGATCCATGAGCCAGAGCACCGCTCGCTGATCTACGCCCCCTGGAAGCTCCCAAGCGGCGAGGAGGTTCCCGCCGTGGCCGGATGGCAGTTCTATAAGCACCGCGGACTCATGGATATCAAAGGCTCTGTCCCTGGATATTCCTCATTTTTAAGCCGTTTTACGCACCCGGATGAGCTGGTCTGCGTGACCCTGCTCGCAAACCGGGAGGGAGTAGATTTCACAAATCTCGGCCGAAGGATTGCCGGAGCCTTTGGCGACCTGCTCTCCACCAACTATGACGACAACAAATTATACCTGCTCGAGGGTCAGCTGCCGGTTCAGGAAACGGTCGGAAAGCTGGAAAAAGAATTGGCCGCTCGCGAGATTCCTCTATTCGCCAAGTTCGACCACGCCGAAAATGCAAAACAGGCGGGACTCTCCCTTCGTCCCACCACGGTCCTGGTCTTTGGTTCTCCCAAAGTTGGCACCGGCCTGATGCAGGCGGATCAGAGCGTCTCTCTGGAGCTGCCGCTCCGTATTTCCGTCTGGGAGGACGAAACGGGCAGC
- a CDS encoding LytR/AlgR family response regulator transcription factor, with amino-acid sequence MLYIAVCDDIEEERSALRCFLNSYFVQNPYPYTITEYATGESLCDDISEGSRFDLIFLDIFMSGMSGIETARQLREYDRQAAVIFLTTTPDFALESYDVRAYGYLVKPLKAQKAEWLLDCYLREEYGGRQKTLMVREGSRGVRIPYREIEYIESNRNLLLVHLENEEVHRVYAKLDDVEQELASHGFLRCHQSFLINMERVQAALDDFVMESGTRVPIRQRGAKAIRDNYFEYILSQAERTRI; translated from the coding sequence ATGCTTTATATAGCGGTATGCGATGATATCGAAGAGGAACGTTCGGCGCTCCGCTGTTTTCTGAACTCCTATTTCGTTCAGAATCCGTATCCCTATACCATAACCGAATATGCGACAGGGGAATCTCTTTGCGATGATATTTCGGAAGGCTCCCGGTTCGATCTTATTTTCCTGGATATTTTCATGTCCGGTATGTCCGGAATTGAGACCGCCAGGCAGCTGCGAGAATATGACCGGCAGGCGGCGGTTATTTTTTTGACGACTACCCCCGATTTTGCCCTGGAGAGCTATGATGTACGCGCTTATGGATATTTGGTGAAGCCTCTGAAAGCGCAAAAGGCGGAGTGGCTGCTGGACTGCTATTTGCGGGAAGAATATGGCGGAAGGCAAAAGACCCTGATGGTGCGGGAGGGAAGCCGCGGAGTCCGTATTCCATACCGGGAGATTGAATATATTGAGAGCAATCGGAATCTGCTGCTGGTACACCTTGAAAACGAGGAAGTGCACCGGGTCTACGCCAAGCTGGACGATGTGGAGCAGGAATTGGCCAGCCATGGTTTTCTGCGTTGCCACCAGAGCTTTCTCATCAATATGGAGCGGGTGCAAGCGGCTCTTGACGATTTTGTCATGGAGTCCGGAACACGTGTGCCAATCCGGCAGCGGGGCGCTAAAGCAATTCGGGATAATTACTTTGAGTACATTTTGTCTCAGGCGGAACGGACACGGATTTAG
- a CDS encoding LytR/AlgR family response regulator transcription factor, protein MYRIMVCDDDKADREKTEALVIRLMERLGEACRTEYAASPEELLRAREKGAEWDLILLDILMDGPSGLQLAEELHRDGDGTDVVFVTSCAEYALEGYRSYPVSYLLKPLTKENLMPVLEHCLSRWREEPFLNLDIGEGGREMVPLKEICYIEVFRRELVVHCAGRDVTGTGALSAVIKQLPATKFYRSHRSFLVNLEWVTGIQRYHYILKDRNTVPIAVRSYAEAQQKWLDYFS, encoded by the coding sequence GTGTACCGTATTATGGTCTGCGACGATGATAAAGCTGACCGGGAGAAGACAGAAGCTTTAGTCATCCGCTTAATGGAAAGGCTGGGTGAAGCCTGCCGGACGGAATATGCGGCGTCTCCGGAAGAGTTACTGAGAGCCAGGGAAAAGGGGGCGGAATGGGATCTGATCCTTTTGGATATTCTGATGGACGGGCCTTCGGGCCTTCAGCTGGCGGAGGAACTGCACCGGGACGGCGACGGGACAGACGTGGTATTTGTCACCAGCTGCGCGGAATATGCACTGGAGGGATACCGTTCCTATCCGGTGAGCTATCTGCTCAAACCTTTGACGAAAGAGAACCTGATGCCGGTATTGGAGCACTGCTTGTCCCGCTGGCGCGAAGAACCGTTTTTAAACCTGGATATCGGGGAAGGAGGCAGGGAAATGGTGCCCCTAAAGGAGATCTGCTATATTGAAGTGTTCCGCCGGGAGCTGGTGGTGCACTGTGCCGGCCGGGACGTCACGGGCACGGGGGCGCTCTCGGCCGTCATAAAACAGCTGCCCGCCACAAAATTTTACAGAAGTCACAGGAGCTTTCTTGTCAATCTGGAATGGGTCACCGGGATCCAGCGCTATCACTATATCCTGAAAGACAGAAATACGGTTCCGATCGCGGTGCGGAGCTATGCGGAGGCGCAGCAGAAATGGCTGGACTATTTTAGCTGA
- a CDS encoding rhodanese-like domain-containing protein, protein MKRMPLVLTLAICCAVLFAACSSKSKPSDGEAYHKITAEEAKKMLDEGGVTVVDVRTAEEYAEKHIPDAVLVPVESIGTEPPELLPDKDAVLLIHCRTGVRSKQASDKLVKLGYTQIYDFGGIVDWPYETIGGSGK, encoded by the coding sequence ATGAAACGAATGCCGTTAGTTTTAACTCTTGCTATATGCTGTGCAGTACTGTTCGCCGCCTGTTCTTCAAAAAGCAAGCCGTCCGATGGGGAAGCCTACCACAAGATCACGGCGGAAGAAGCCAAGAAAATGCTCGATGAGGGCGGCGTCACCGTGGTGGACGTCCGCACGGCAGAGGAATACGCCGAAAAACATATTCCTGATGCCGTGCTGGTACCGGTGGAATCCATTGGAACGGAACCGCCTGAATTGCTGCCTGATAAGGATGCGGTACTCTTGATCCACTGCCGTACCGGTGTACGCAGTAAACAGGCATCAGACAAACTGGTGAAATTAGGCTACACGCAGATCTACGATTTCGGCGGAATTGTGGACTGGCCTTATGAAACTATTGGCGGCAGCGGCAAATAA
- a CDS encoding sensor histidine kinase, whose product MSDGLGAAVAGGGVLCFFIGMTHTFYHSRRKNLQTILCWVLCILFVCLFSSFLHPFFGSRSVEMAGLFLIFAYLYLFNVPVRQRLFTFFFINTFLYAAVLMAKYTALLLCDVCPAHFSRFGFMMFYFIYTFLCLWIYWKKLRKPVLRWLLQFGRHSRGAAVFAGSGYFLMLLLFDVWGNQGGAEPVEYLNVVLFLILLASGYSLAFFHMAAAGEADEAKRRAERTAEELRKSEQYYKTLTLHQQKIRRMQHDMRHHFRVLESCLRSGQLQYMQSYLDGLLENISEHSGQALCANYTAGILLGYYAERAEAEGIRFRCDAQIPTEISVHDSHLSVVLGNALQNALEACQRLSDKEERFIELLARVRGGFLILEVKNSFDGMVIYDSEGKIKSGKLEDDHGLGLESVADIAGQYHGYYFAGPEGKIFVLRVVLGLTTE is encoded by the coding sequence ATGTCTGACGGTCTTGGAGCCGCCGTCGCAGGCGGCGGAGTGCTCTGTTTTTTCATTGGTATGACGCATACCTTTTACCATTCCAGACGAAAGAACCTCCAAACGATTCTTTGCTGGGTACTCTGCATTTTATTTGTGTGTCTTTTCAGCAGCTTTTTACATCCCTTCTTTGGCAGCCGTTCGGTGGAAATGGCAGGCCTGTTTCTGATATTTGCTTATCTTTATTTGTTCAATGTGCCAGTCAGACAGCGGCTGTTCACTTTCTTTTTTATAAATACCTTCTTATATGCGGCAGTCCTGATGGCGAAATATACCGCTTTGCTGTTATGTGACGTCTGCCCGGCGCATTTTTCCCGTTTTGGTTTTATGATGTTCTATTTTATCTATACGTTTTTATGTCTCTGGATCTACTGGAAAAAGCTTCGGAAGCCGGTCTTGCGGTGGCTTCTTCAATTTGGGCGCCATTCCCGGGGCGCTGCAGTGTTTGCGGGATCCGGATATTTTTTGATGCTGCTTTTGTTTGATGTCTGGGGGAATCAGGGAGGAGCAGAGCCTGTAGAATATCTGAATGTCGTCTTGTTCCTGATCCTTCTGGCATCCGGATATTCCTTGGCCTTTTTCCATATGGCGGCCGCCGGAGAGGCGGATGAGGCAAAACGACGGGCCGAAAGGACAGCAGAAGAACTGAGAAAATCGGAGCAGTATTATAAAACGCTGACGCTACACCAGCAGAAGATCCGCCGGATGCAGCATGATATGCGCCATCATTTCCGGGTACTTGAATCATGCCTGCGAAGCGGCCAGCTTCAGTATATGCAGAGCTATCTGGACGGTCTGCTGGAAAATATTTCGGAGCATTCAGGCCAGGCGCTCTGTGCCAATTATACTGCCGGGATTCTGCTGGGGTATTACGCGGAGCGGGCAGAGGCGGAGGGGATTCGGTTCCGGTGCGATGCACAGATTCCGACGGAGATCTCCGTGCATGACAGTCATCTCAGCGTAGTACTGGGCAATGCGCTGCAAAACGCGCTGGAGGCCTGTCAGCGCCTTTCAGATAAAGAAGAACGGTTTATCGAACTTTTGGCGAGGGTGAGGGGCGGCTTTTTGATCCTGGAAGTAAAAAACAGCTTTGACGGCATGGTCATTTATGATTCTGAAGGCAAGATAAAAAGCGGAAAACTGGAGGATGATCATGGACTGGGCCTGGAAAGTGTCGCAGATATCGCGGGGCAGTATCATGGCTACTATTTCGCCGGACCGGAAGGGAAGATCTTTGTGCTGCGCGTCGTGCTGGGGCTGACAACAGAATGA